The following proteins come from a genomic window of Mariniflexile sp. TRM1-10:
- a CDS encoding winged helix-turn-helix domain-containing protein, giving the protein MSYKIKSRIWIECNEHVLLGEGRVQLLKAIDETGSLSKAAKTLNLSYKKAWGLLDSVNKSAKKPVTINSTGGKGGGGAELTAYGKSLITAFDEINQNCWEFLDKQLVKIENL; this is encoded by the coding sequence ATGAGTTATAAAATAAAAAGCAGAATATGGATTGAATGTAACGAGCATGTGCTTTTAGGTGAAGGACGTGTACAATTATTAAAAGCTATAGATGAGACAGGCTCGTTATCAAAAGCAGCAAAAACCTTGAATTTGTCATACAAAAAGGCGTGGGGACTTCTTGACTCGGTAAACAAATCGGCAAAGAAACCAGTCACTATAAATTCAACCGGAGGAAAAGGAGGCGGTGGCGCAGAATTAACAGCATATGGAAAATCCTTAATTACTGCTTTCGATGAAATCAACCAAAATTGCTGGGAATTTTTGGATAAACAACTAGTCAAAATTGAGAATTTATGA
- a CDS encoding molybdopterin molybdotransferase MoeA, translating into MTSIEEAIQFVRKHSRPLLKSVCKPVEKAGGYKLFENVYAPINMPPFRQSAMDGYALHLNDSLIYHFIGEVKAGDAHQPVLKQGDAVRIFTGAPVPDTANAVIMQEKVIVNGNTISIQNKVEVNANIRPLGEQVRKGELALAKGTKLTPAAIGYLSSLGISEVEVFKKPSIALITTGNELVEAGTDLAYGKIYESNSNMLLSALYSLKFYDISIHKVEDDYDKTLSKLDAVINENDLVIITGGISVGDYDFVGKALSALGIAEHFYKVKQKPGKPLFFGTKKNTVVFALPGNPAAALTCFYVYVYIALQKMMDHEAVELPRVEARSVSRFKKFGDRPQFLKAIWNNGDVEILEGQSSAMQQTFALSNALVFMREDLLNIEIGDTVEVILLPV; encoded by the coding sequence ATGACATCCATTGAAGAAGCCATTCAGTTTGTTAGAAAGCATAGTAGGCCGCTTTTAAAGAGTGTATGCAAGCCTGTTGAAAAAGCAGGTGGGTATAAACTTTTTGAAAATGTTTATGCTCCTATTAATATGCCGCCTTTTAGGCAATCGGCTATGGATGGCTATGCGTTGCACTTGAATGACAGTTTAATCTATCACTTTATAGGCGAAGTAAAGGCGGGTGATGCACATCAGCCTGTTTTAAAACAAGGAGACGCCGTACGTATTTTTACAGGGGCACCAGTTCCGGATACTGCCAATGCCGTTATCATGCAGGAGAAAGTGATTGTTAATGGCAATACCATCAGTATTCAAAATAAAGTAGAAGTCAATGCTAACATTCGTCCGTTAGGCGAACAGGTTAGAAAAGGTGAGCTAGCGCTGGCTAAGGGCACCAAGTTAACTCCTGCTGCTATTGGTTATTTAAGTTCTCTGGGGATTTCTGAAGTCGAAGTTTTTAAAAAGCCATCCATTGCATTAATTACTACAGGGAATGAGTTAGTTGAAGCTGGTACCGATTTAGCCTATGGAAAAATATACGAGAGTAATTCTAACATGCTTTTAAGTGCGCTTTACAGTTTGAAATTTTATGATATTAGCATCCATAAAGTTGAAGATGATTATGATAAGACGTTGTCTAAACTGGATGCCGTTATTAATGAAAACGATTTGGTAATTATAACCGGCGGTATTTCGGTAGGCGATTACGATTTTGTTGGAAAAGCATTAAGCGCCTTAGGTATTGCCGAACATTTTTATAAAGTAAAACAAAAACCTGGGAAGCCTTTATTCTTTGGCACAAAAAAAAATACAGTGGTTTTTGCGCTTCCAGGAAACCCTGCGGCTGCTTTAACCTGTTTTTATGTTTATGTATATATCGCGTTGCAAAAAATGATGGACCATGAAGCTGTTGAATTACCTCGAGTAGAAGCAAGGTCAGTTTCTAGATTTAAAAAGTTTGGAGACCGCCCACAGTTTTTAAAAGCCATTTGGAATAATGGTGACGTTGAAATTTTAGAAGGACAAAGTTCTGCCATGCAGCAAACTTTTGCTTTATCAAATGCTTTGGTGTTTATGCGTGAAGATCTTTTAAATATTGAAATTGGTGATACGGTAGAAGTTATTTTACTGCCCGTTTAA
- a CDS encoding c-type heme family protein, translating to MKNSIHTSIIKTALLAVLSLTLNACGGVPDEKEDTASAEKVFSVDEVLEMVAKENDITRTLYTKAIVGEGKKQGMKFDEDWRKNDVEAGPLPALFLRGIATSIKKGTVPLGLYLGSDFPINSANKLKGKQADLFEKIKKDQKPQFFYDEEQKLHTAMFADLASADACVTCHNDHKQTSKTDWKLGDVMGSTTWQYPADSLSYGDAIKVLNAYAKGTVDTYIEYLNEVESFKNSTKPEIGDKWPSKGNYLPKPEVFLDSVRKLSSFGTMKNLLSFK from the coding sequence ATGAAAAATTCAATACATACTTCCATTATAAAAACAGCCTTATTAGCAGTTCTGTCTTTAACATTAAATGCCTGCGGCGGTGTCCCTGACGAGAAAGAAGACACGGCATCAGCAGAAAAAGTTTTTTCTGTAGACGAGGTTTTGGAAATGGTAGCAAAAGAGAATGATATTACTAGAACACTCTATACCAAAGCAATTGTTGGAGAAGGAAAAAAGCAAGGAATGAAGTTTGATGAGGATTGGAGAAAAAATGATGTAGAGGCAGGTCCTTTACCGGCATTATTCTTAAGAGGAATAGCTACGAGCATTAAAAAAGGCACTGTACCATTAGGCTTATATCTAGGATCGGACTTCCCCATTAACAGTGCAAATAAACTGAAAGGAAAACAAGCAGATTTATTTGAAAAGATCAAAAAAGATCAAAAACCACAATTTTTTTATGACGAAGAGCAAAAATTACACACTGCTATGTTTGCCGATTTAGCCAGTGCAGATGCTTGTGTTACATGCCACAACGACCATAAACAAACCTCTAAAACCGATTGGAAATTAGGAGACGTTATGGGCTCTACAACATGGCAATACCCAGCCGATTCCTTAAGCTATGGCGATGCTATTAAGGTACTAAATGCCTATGCAAAAGGCACTGTAGACACCTATATTGAATATTTGAATGAAGTTGAAAGCTTTAAAAACAGTACGAAACCTGAAATTGGAGACAAGTGGCCTTCTAAAGGTAATTATTTACCAAAACCAGAGGTGTTTTTAGACAGTGT
- a CDS encoding Crp/Fnr family transcriptional regulator: MQSPTQNTTHTIIRKRVVLNTSCDACENHDCLIKKNLLTLEDFKITENKSNLRCKKGQQFIMEGAPVNGLFFVLKGKAKVFRTGINGREQIVRFAKEGEIIGHRGFGTEEYYSIGAIALEDTTLCYFSKNSLQEALLNNPKFAYDFMLFYANELNRSESKVKSISQMTVRERVIDTLLYINRKFGDLRGFLNLPLSRKEYADYAGTTEEQVIRIFSALKKEKLIAANGKRIGILNEKALKQEIEEHHYYLGS; this comes from the coding sequence TTGCAGTCACCTACTCAAAATACAACCCATACCATTATAAGAAAACGTGTAGTACTCAATACATCGTGTGATGCTTGTGAAAACCACGATTGTTTAATTAAGAAAAATCTTTTGACTTTAGAGGATTTTAAAATAACCGAGAACAAAAGCAATCTTAGATGTAAAAAGGGACAACAATTCATAATGGAAGGCGCCCCAGTAAACGGTTTATTTTTTGTACTAAAGGGGAAAGCAAAAGTATTTAGAACAGGTATTAATGGTAGAGAACAAATTGTACGCTTTGCTAAAGAAGGTGAAATTATAGGGCATCGCGGATTTGGTACTGAAGAATATTATTCCATTGGTGCGATTGCTTTAGAAGATACCACATTATGCTATTTTTCTAAGAATAGCCTGCAAGAAGCTTTATTAAACAATCCGAAATTTGCTTACGATTTTATGCTTTTTTACGCTAACGAACTCAACAGAAGCGAGTCTAAAGTAAAATCCATATCCCAGATGACCGTTCGGGAACGGGTTATTGATACCTTATTATATATTAACAGAAAGTTTGGTGATTTAAGAGGGTTTCTAAATCTGCCATTAAGCAGAAAAGAATATGCAGATTATGCAGGCACTACCGAAGAGCAAGTTATACGCATATTTTCTGCTTTAAAAAAGGAAAAACTTATTGCCGCCAATGGGAAAAGGATTGGAATTTTAAATGAAAAAGCGCTTAAGCAAGAAATTGAAGAGCATCATTATTACTTAGGAAGCTAG
- a CDS encoding four helix bundle protein, producing the protein MENKEFTKKLELRTRQFAISIIKMSASLPKSAESLVIRNQVTKSGTSIGANYREANRSRSKKDFKNKIKISESEASETIYWLEIILELNWIEPNHVCEIMKESKELLAIYTSISNKL; encoded by the coding sequence ATGGAAAACAAGGAATTTACAAAGAAATTGGAATTAAGAACGCGTCAATTTGCTATATCAATTATTAAAATGTCAGCTTCTTTACCAAAATCAGCAGAATCGTTGGTTATTAGAAATCAGGTTACAAAATCAGGGACAAGTATTGGTGCTAATTATAGAGAAGCGAATCGTTCAAGAAGCAAAAAGGATTTTAAAAACAAAATTAAAATTTCAGAAAGTGAAGCAAGCGAAACAATTTATTGGTTAGAAATTATACTAGAACTAAATTGGATAGAACCAAATCATGTATGCGAAATAATGAAAGAATCAAAAGAACTTTTGGCTATTTACACGTCCATTTCAAATAAACTCTAA
- a CDS encoding globin family protein, whose protein sequence is MEQKTITLVQDSFEKVKPIAPTAAKIFYTKLFELDPALKPLFPSSDEAMVEQGNKLMMMLSSAVAGLSNLDMLVPVLQNLGKRHVAYQVKPSHYDTVGAALLGTLAVGLGDDFTPEVKDAWTDVYGTMATVMIDASY, encoded by the coding sequence ATGGAACAAAAAACAATTACACTGGTACAAGATTCTTTTGAAAAAGTAAAACCAATAGCGCCAACTGCTGCAAAAATATTTTACACAAAGTTATTCGAGTTAGACCCAGCACTAAAACCTCTTTTTCCATCAAGTGACGAAGCTATGGTAGAACAGGGCAACAAATTAATGATGATGTTATCTAGTGCCGTTGCAGGATTAAGCAATTTAGACATGTTAGTTCCAGTTTTACAAAATCTAGGGAAACGCCATGTAGCGTATCAAGTGAAACCATCTCATTACGATACCGTAGGCGCCGCATTATTAGGCACCCTGGCAGTAGGACTTGGTGACGACTTTACTCCTGAAGTTAAAGATGCCTGGACCGATGTGTATGGCACCATGGCAACAGTGATGATAGACGCTTCTTATTAA